The genomic DNA GATTTACATCATCCGAAATATGATCCTGACGAACGTATCTTGGAAAAAGTTCCGGAGTACTTTATGACATTAATCAAAAAATTACTTGCCGAAGATCATCATGAGAAAATGATATAAATGATTTGAAATATCTTCATGCGAGCGATTTGAATCATCATTTTCAAAAAATGATTAAAGGGGTCAAGTAAATGGGTAAACATAAATCATCTAGAAATAGGAGATGATTGATAATGGGTGCAAAAGATCCAAGAACAAAATTTAAAACGACAGATTATGAACAACAAGAACAAGCATTACCAGGTTTACAATCTGAATTAACACCTGAACCGGATTGTGGTGAAGAATCTTACGTTGGTCATGATCGCTTAAAAGATTATAAAATGTTCGTTACAGGTGGAGATTCTGCGATCGGACGTGCGGCAGCCATTGCATATGCGAAAGAAGGCGCAGATGTTGCAATTAATTATCTGCCAAGTGAAGCACAAGATGCCGAAGAAGTGAAAGCAGTAATTGAAAAAGCCGGACGAAAAGTAGTATTGATTCCTGGCGATGTACGTGATGAACAATTTAACTATAAATTAGTAGAACAAGCGTACACAGAATTAGGTGGCTTAGACAATGTTACATTGGTTGCTGGCCATCAACAATATCATGATACCTTAAAAGAATTTGATACTGACTCAATAAAAGAAACATTTGAAACCAATGTCTATCCGGTATTCTGGACAGTACAAAAAGCATTGGATTATTTACAACCAGGTGCCTCTATTACGACAACATCATCTGTCCAAGGATATAATCCAAGCCCAATCATTCACGATTATGCGGCATCTAAAGCTGCCATTATTTCTTTAACTAAAAGCTTTTCTGAACAATTAGGAGAACAAGGAATACGAGTGAATTGTGTCGCACCAGGACCATTCTGGTCACCATTACAAATTACAGGTGGACAACCACAATCTGCTATTCCAAAATTTGGGCAAGAAACACCTTTAGGTAGAGCGGGCCAACCTGTTGAATTAGCAGGCACATATGTCTTATTGGCTTCTGAAGAATCTAGCTATACCACAGGGCAAGTGTTTGGTGTTACTGGTGGAATCCAAATCGATTAGTATTTAATGTAAGATTGAAGAATTTCACTAAGAAATTCAACAAGCAAAGCAAGTTGGGAGTCGGGGCCTCAACAAAGAGAATTTCATAAGAAATTCAACAAGCAAAGCAAGTTGGGAGTGGACGACGAATTTAAAAAGAATTCTGTCCCACTCCCTTTAATTTTAGAAAGGATGTTAATTATGAAGCGTCTTATCCTAGTGAATTGTCGGATATTCAAAATTATAAATTGTTAAGTGGCGCTGTTATTCCTAGACCTATTGCTTTGTAACAACCAAAGATAATGACGGATGTTTAAATGCCGCACCGTTTAGTTTTTTAATGTAGTCAACAATACTCCACCAATGATTGCTATTGCTGCACAACGTGCCAATGGCAAACGTAAAGATACAGCGGTTATGTTGAACAAATGAAAGAATTTGTGGTGCACATCACAGATGAAGATAATGTTGCAGAGATAAATAAGACCGCGGCGCCATTAAATGCGAATGAAAATGAACTAGAACGAACCTCACTTACATTAATTGACTCTGAAGCGGTAAATATACCGGCTATTAAGGAAGCTAAAATTCGTTTTGAATGTAAACTTGATCAAATTGTAAAATTAGGTATGACGCGGATGTGCAGACTTAATTATTGGTGAAGTCGTGATGTATCATATTGAAGAAGATACGTATTTTGAGGATAGTAAGATTAATCCAGATGCATTGAAGCTGTTGCACGTTTAGCTGGAAATGACTACGCTAAATTAGGAGACGATTTATAATTCAAAGACCTGAATCGTAATAAACATTTATTACGTATTGATCACACTACATATATATTCCATATATGTTAGTTGACGTGTTATCGGCAATCTTGTAACTTATAGTAATAAATTAGTGTTTCTAGAGGAAAGTAGGTAAAGTATGGAGGAAAAAAGGAAAGGCAATGCTTGGGCGTTACTTCCCTTAGTATTATTTATTGGGTTATTTTTAGGCGTAGGTGCTATAACTGGTGATTTTACAAATATGCCACTTAACGTTGCCATTACGGTTACAGTTATTGTTGCCTTATTAATGAATAGAAAAGAAAAATTCTCTGAAAAAGTGGAAATATTTACTAAAGGTGCAGGCCATAGCAATATCATTTTAATGGTCTTTATTTTTATTTTAGCTGGCGCATTTTCAACAACAACTGAAAAAATGGGT from Staphylococcus taiwanensis includes the following:
- a CDS encoding SDR family oxidoreductase: MGAKDPRTKFKTTDYEQQEQALPGLQSELTPEPDCGEESYVGHDRLKDYKMFVTGGDSAIGRAAAIAYAKEGADVAINYLPSEAQDAEEVKAVIEKAGRKVVLIPGDVRDEQFNYKLVEQAYTELGGLDNVTLVAGHQQYHDTLKEFDTDSIKETFETNVYPVFWTVQKALDYLQPGASITTTSSVQGYNPSPIIHDYAASKAAIISLTKSFSEQLGEQGIRVNCVAPGPFWSPLQITGGQPQSAIPKFGQETPLGRAGQPVELAGTYVLLASEESSYTTGQVFGVTGGIQID